In one window of Macrotis lagotis isolate mMagLag1 chromosome 5, bilby.v1.9.chrom.fasta, whole genome shotgun sequence DNA:
- the NMUR1 gene encoding neuromedin-U receptor 1, which yields MVGPAGPQFCNGSGDLLRGRAWEGFDLEDLNLTAEELRLKYLGPQQSRLFGPICAIYLLIFAVGAVGNALTCLVILQYKAMRTPTNYFLFSLALSDLLVLLLGMPLELYEMRQNYPFQLGLGGCYFQTLLFETVCLASVLNVTALSVERYVAVVHPLRAKAVLTRAHARRVIGALWAISMLCSLPNTSLHGIQELEVLGQGIVPQTAICTVVRSPAIYNLVIQATTLLFFGLPMAIISTLYVLIGLRLRQERRLWAQANGVSSNRSQDSSWGDRPRSSPRSSLQSKRPCQRQVTKMLFVLVVVFAVCWAPFHVDRLMWSFVTHWTEELLQAFEYVHVASGVFFYLSSAANPILYSLLSSRFQGAFRKALGMLAAKWPKTLLPLRPGAPPPHH from the exons ATGGTGGGACCAGCTGGTCCCCAGTTCTGCAATGGAAGTGGGGACTTGCTGAGGGGCAGGGCCTGGGAAGGCTTTGATCTGGAGGACTTGAACTTGACTGCTGAGGAACTGAGGCTCAAGTATCTGGGCCCCCAGCAGAGTAGGCTCTTTGGGCCCATCTGTGCCATCTATTTGCTGATCTTTGCTGTGGGGGCAGTGGGCAATGCCCTCACCTGCCTGGTCATCCTCCAGTACAAAGCCATGCGTACGCCCACCAACTACTTTCTGTTCAGCCTGGCGTTGTCTGACCTGTTGGTGCTGCTGCTGGGCATGCCCCTGGAGCTCTACGAGATGCGGCAGAACTACCCCTTCCAGCTGGGGCTTGGTGGCTGCTACTTCCAGACGCTGCTGTTTGAGACCGTGTGTCTGGCCTCAGTTCTGAACGTGACAGCCCTCAGCGTGGAGCGCTATGTGGCCGTGGTGCACCCCCTGCGAGCCAAGGCTGTGCTGACAAGGGCCCACGCCCGTCGTGTCATTGGGGCCCTCTGGGCCATATCCATGCTCTGCTCATTACCCAACACCAGCCTGCATGGGATTCAGGAGCTGGAGGTGCTGGGACAGGGCATTGTGCCCCAGACAGCCATCTGCACAGTAGTGAGGTCTCCCGCCATCTACAACCTAGTGATCCAGGCCACCACGCTGCTCTTCTTTGGCCTACCCATGGCCATCATCAGTACCCTCTATGTGCTCATTGGTCTGAGGCTGCGGCAGGAGAGGCGCCTGTGGGCCCAGGCTAACGGGGTCAGCAGCAACAGAAGCCAAGACAGCAGTTGGGGGGACAGGCCAAGGAGTAGCCCCAGAAGCTCCCTGCAGTCCAAGAGGCCTTGCCAGAGGCAGGTGACAAAGATGCTGT TTGTTCTGGTTGTGGTGTTTGCGGTCTGCTGGGCCCCCTTCCATGTGGACCGCCTCATGTGGAGCTTCGTGACTCACTGGACTGAAGAGCTGCTCCAGGCCTTTGAGTACGTGCACGTGGCATCAGGGGTCTTCTTCTACCTGAGCTCAGCCGCCAACCCCATCCTGTACAGCCTCCTGTCCAGTCGCTTCCAAGGGGCCTTCCGTAAAGCCCTGGGCATGCTGGCAGCCAAGTGGCCCAAGACTCTGCTGCCTCTGCGCCCCGGGGCTCCACCACCCCATCACTGA